The Halichondria panicea chromosome 14, odHalPani1.1, whole genome shotgun sequence genome contains a region encoding:
- the LOC135347832 gene encoding protein NLRC3-like: MATQDFKTSAAKAFREHYDKLVKSIQEADLPMLGAQFFSRQIISTETMEMVGNASASRVLRVSKLMLAVMAHLDVHPDKFESALDVFREELVYAEIASLIASSIGKYSTDSQSSSTVHMPPPTSTIGKYATYLRDVYLRSKLPTKGKWPPAPCKKIIKLATIEIEKDCFNLASCKLNRSESIDEYMQNNSMNPISMEDLLTEKDGSLPRAIIIQGVPGIGKSTFAWKFCRKWAKGKIYQQYDLVVLLRMRDTRVREATKLSNLFFSEDADFSKEVARSAVSSSGKGILILMEGIDELPASCLADGMPLSNLLQGESLPKVTIIVTSRPWAVQTLEEKCGEQISRQVEILGFTRDDILRYISHAFTEEEKTEFMEYLRSHPQLESIMHIPLNAAFVVQIYKQFHRSRQVIPSTLTQLYTALVEGLLLRYMKVHVNPDLNHVSVVYLSSLPEPVQTDFHQLCLLAFMSFTKLTVQVTFTNSEAALYECFDFLGLMQSSTELTINTGTTVTHSFLHFTIQEFLAAYHLSRQPSQVQELFLEVHSKDPQFSMLITFLVGLNNSVLHCLQLPDSDILYLSTFHLHLLYETQSPKNVCKFLGNETVSYCPALTSTSLDLHALVYCLRSSNCRWYLNISLQNLSSLFFNPDEFYQGHIWGLVIRDASVDNLKLFFSLPKHIFSIYRLIITACEPVGSVVQDILCDGRLTELKQFTITSNVSCNVASMFESLFPFHPNLVHIGIQTTVISSSDMVGLCKYLSSRSQSEFTLYFTQNIFENESLQLLISTVAFSKFLTHLELSFNNLSTEVVEMLSVALSTNSSLKTLGINNCSIDGEAAELLSNGLEENRTLLGLDLRCNPINMNGAAALASMLAVNTSLKMLCLSHNKQIGHVGALRLISALQDDNKTLETLSLPAEFEPIEYGSILMDDVRKSERIKFIEKISSKLNTIAHNFTSSDVWPYE; this comes from the exons ATGGCCACTCAAGACTTCAAGACCTCAGCAGCCAAGGCTTTCCGTGAGCACTATGACAAACTGGTGAAATCCATACAAGAAGCAGACCTGCCTATGTTGGGAGCTCAGTTCTTCAGTCGACAGATAATTTCCACCGAGACAATGGAAATGGTTGGAAATGCGTCCGCCTCGAGAGTTCTCAGGGTATCCAagttgatgctagctgtgatgGCTCACCTGGACGTACATCCGGACAAGTTTGAGAGTGCCTTGGACGTCTTCAGAGAGGAGCTGGTGTATGCTGAAATCGCCAGTCTCATTGCATCGTCTATTG GCAAGTACTCTACCGACTCTCAATCCTCTTCCACCGTGCACATGCCTCCACCCACATCAACTATTGGAAAATATGCAACTTACCTAAGAGATGTGTACCTTCGATCAAAGCTCCCCACCAAAGGAAAATGGCCTCCTGCTCCTTGTAAAAAGATCATCAAGCTAGCTACTATTGAAATTGAAAAAGATTGCTTTAATTTAGCATCGTGTAAGCTAAATAGATCCGAATCGATTGATGAGTATATGCAAAACAATAGCATGAATCCCATTTCAATGGAAGACCTTTTAACTGAAAAAGATGGCTCACTACCAAGGGCCATAATCATTCAAGGGGTCCCAGGAATAGGCAAGTCGACTTTTGCATGGAAGTTTTGTAGAAAGTGGGCCAAAGGGAAGATTTATCAGCAGTATGATCTGGTTGTTTTGTTGCGCATGCGTGatacaagagtgagagaagCAACTAAACTCAGCAATCTCTTCTTCTCAGAAGATGCTGATTTTTCCAAAGAAGTTGCAAGGTCAGCTGTTTCTAGTAGCGGAAAAGGCATTCTCATCCTGATGGAAGGAATAGACGAGCTTCCAGCTTCTTGTTTAGCTGATGGCATGCCTCTTTCTAACTTGCTTCAAGGTGAATCTCTTCCCAAAGTTACCATCATAGTAACCAGTAGACCCTGGGCTGTGCAGACACTTGAGGAAAAGTGTGGCGAACAGATTTCTCGACAGGTAGAAATCTTAGGATTCACGAGAGATGACATATTGAGGTACATTTCACATGCTTTCACAGAGGAGGAAAAGACAGAGTTCATGGAGTACCTCCGCTCCCACCCTCAGCTGGAGTCCATCATGCACATACCACTGAATGCCGCTTTTGTCGTTCAGATCTACAAGCAATTTCATCGCTCTCGGCAAGTTATCCCTAGCACGTTGACCCAGCTCTACACAGCTCTTGTTGAGGGCCTTTTGCTCCGCTAcatgaaggtacatgtaaatcCCGATCTTAACCATGTCAGCGTTGTCTATCTTAGTAGTTTGCCCGAACCAGTACAAACCGATTTCCATCAGCTTTGCCTACTAGCTTTCATGAGCTTCACCAAGCTGACTGTTCAAGTCACGTTCACCAATTCAGAAGCAGCTTTGTACGAGTGTTTTGATTTCCTGGGTCTCATGCAGTCCTCAACTGAACTCACCATAAATACTGGTACCACTGTAACCCACAGCTTCCTCCATTTCACAATCCAGGAGTTCCTAGCAGCTTACCATCTCTCAAGACAACCATCTCAAGTGCAAGAATTGTTTTTGGAAGTTCACAGCAAAGATCCACAATTTTCTATGCTTATCACCTTTCTGGTTGGATTAAACAACAGTGTTCTGCACTGTCTTCAGCTTCCAGACTCGGATATTCTATATCTCTCAACATTTCACTTGCACTTGTTGTATGAGACACAATCCCCCAAGAATGTATGCAAGTTCTTGGGAAATGAGACTGTGAGTTATTGTCCTGCCCTAACAAGTACATCACTTGACCTACATGCCCTAGTGTATTGTCTTCGCTCCAGCAATTGCCGTTGGTATCTAAACATCAGTCTACAAAATTTATCATCTCTCTTTTTCAATCCCGATGAGTTTTACCAGGGCCACATATGGGGACTAGTGATTAGGGATGCCTCTGTGGATAACCTTAAATTGTTCTTTTCCCTTCCCAAACATATCTTTTCCATCTATCGACTGATAATTACGGCATGTGAACCTGTTGGTTCTGTTGTTCAAGATATTTTATGTGATGGCCGGCTAACGGAATTGAAACAATTTACAATAACTTCAAATGTGTCTTGTAATGTAGCATCAATGTTTGAAAGTCTATTTCCTTTTCACCCTAACCTTGTTCACATTGGAATCCAAACGACTGTCATCTCATCCTCTGATATGGTTGGATTATGTAAATATTTGAGTTCACGATCTCAGTCTGAGTTTACATTGTATTTTACACAAAACATTTTTGAGAATGAGTCCCTTCAATTACTGATTAGCACCGTTGCTTTTTCGAAGTTTCTTACCCATTTGGAGCTTTCTTTCAACAATCTCTCAACAGAAGTAGTAGAAATGCTTTCTGTTGCTCTTTCTACTAACTCATCTTTAAAAACGTTAGGAATTAATAATTGTTCAATCGATGGTGAAGCAGCTGAACTGCTGTCCAATGGGCTGGAGGAAAATCGAACTCTCCTTGGATTGGATCTTCGCTGTAATCCCATCAATATGAATGGAGCTGCTGCTCTGGCTTCAATGCTTGCAGTAAACACTTCATTAAAAATGCTTTGCCTTTCACACAACAAACAAATTGGGCATGTGGGAGCTCTAAGACTGATCAGTGCACTACAAGATGACAACAAGACTCTTGAAACACTTAGCCTCCCTGCAGAATTTGAACCAATTGAATATGGATCGATCTTGATGGATGATGTACGAAAGAGTGAACGCATCAAATTTATCGAGAAAATAAGTTCAAAGTTGAACACAATAGCACACAATTTTACGTCATCAGATGTATGGCCTTATGAATAG